Proteins encoded by one window of Engraulis encrasicolus isolate BLACKSEA-1 chromosome 23, IST_EnEncr_1.0, whole genome shotgun sequence:
- the ccnb2 gene encoding G2/mitotic-specific cyclin-B2: MEVRRNTLRHITTRTKATAGAERRPVLSELSNVPINARTGHALGKKAESKPSVPAVQPAAVRPKERAPAPAPVVPAPAPAPEVAEVPVAVVPPLPLAMSPVQDVSMREVEEEEEELCQAFSEALIEDIDEGDADQPQLCSEYVKDIYTYLRSLEEQQPIRAKYMAGYDINERMRALLIDWLIQVHARFQLLPETLYMTVAILDRYLQEEAVSRRKLQLVGVTAMLLASKYEEMYAPEVGDFAYITDNAFSRPQIRQMEMLMLRTLNFQLGRPLPLHFLRRASKAGNFDIAKHTLAKYLLELSLVDYDMVHYRPSELAAAASCLSQLVIDEQEWTATQQHYSCYDNAHLLPIMKHMAKNVVKVNEGLTKHLAVKNKYASSKLMGISQLPQLKSATIKDLAASLLAN; this comes from the exons ATGGAAGTGCGT CGAAACACCCTGCGTCACATCACCACCCGGACCAAGGCCACTGCTGGGGCCGAGCGAAGGCCCGTGCTCAGCGAACTCTCCAATGTCCCCATCAACGCCAGGACGGGGCATGCTCTGGGAAAG AAGGCCGAGTCCAAACCCAGCGTGCCGGCAGTTCAGCCAGCTGCCGTGCGGCCCAAGGAGagggccccagccccagcacctgTAGTGCCTGCCCCCGCGCCCGCTCCAGAGGTGGCCGAGGTGCCTGTGGCGGTGGTGCCGCCGTTGCCCCTGGCGATGAGCCCGGTGCAGGACGTGAGCATgcgtgaggtggaggaggaagaggaggagctatGCCAGGCCTTCTCGGAGGCGCTGATCGAGGACATCGACGAGGGCGACGCGGACCAGCCCCAACTCTGCTCCGAATACGTCAAGGATATCTACACCTACCTGCGATCgctagag gagcagcagccaatcagagccAAGTACATGGCCGGCTATGACATCAACGAGCGCATGAGAGCGCTGCTCATTGATTGGCTGATCCAGGTGCACGCCAGATTCCAGCTGCTGCCGGAGACTCTCTACATGACTGTAGCCATCCTGGACCGATacctgca GGAGGAGGCGGTGTCTCGGCGTAAGCTGCAGTTGGTGGGGGTGACGGCGATGCTGCTGGCCTCCAAGTACGAGGAGATGTACGCCCCCGAGGTGGGGGACTTCGCCTACATCACGGACAACGCCTTCAGCCGCCCGCAGATACGCCAGATGGAGATGCTGATGTTGAGGACGCTCAACTTCCAACTGGGACGCCCACTACCACTGCACTTCCTGAGGAGGGCGTCTAAAGCTGGCaat ttTGACATTGCTAAGCACACGCTGGCTAAGTACCTGTTGGAGCTGTCCCTGGTGGACTATGACATGGTCCACTACCGGCCCTCAGAGCTGGCCGCCGCGGCCTCCTGCCTCTCACAACTCGTCATCGACGAACAGGAATGG ACGGCCACCCAGCAGCACTACAGTTGCTATGACAACGCCCACCTGCTGCCCATCATGAAGCACATGGCCAAGAACGTCGTCAAGGTCAACGAGGGCCTCACCAAACACCtg GCGGTGAAGAATAAGTATGCTAGCAGCAAGCTAATGGGTATTAGCCAGCTACCGCAGCTCAAGTCGGCCACCATTAAGGACCTGGCAGCCTCGCTGCTGGCCAACTGA